Within the Argonema galeatum A003/A1 genome, the region TCCCAGCGCAAAAAGGGATTCGTGCGCTTTTCTATTCCCAAAATTGACGGTATTGTCGCCTCCTCCCGACGGCGAGACTCCTTCACCTGGGCGTATCTAGCTTGTAAATCGGGGTTGTTACCATCTACAGTCAGGGCAAATTGGAGATTTTTCAGCGTGTACTCGTGAGCGCACCAGACTCTGGTATTGTCCGGTAAAGACCGCAGCTTGCTGAGAGATGATACCATTTGGGACGGCGAGCCTTCAAATAGCCTGCCGCAGCCGCCAGCAAATAGGGTATCGCCGCAGAATAAGTCACCTGGCTCATCAGGAGCATCTGGGTGAAAATAGTAGGCAATATGGGCGCGGGTATGCCCTGGAACGAAGAAAACTTCGCCAACGCTAGAGGCAAACGAGACGCGATCTCCCTCCCGCAAAAACACATTTTGGCCTGGGATTCTGCCAAAGTCTTCTGCCCCCCCATAGATGCGGAGGTTTGGAAAACGTTCCATCAGCCCTCGATTGCCGCCCACATGATCGTTATGATGGTGAGTATTGAACAGGGCAACTAACTCTGCGCCAGTTGCCTCAAGTTGCCGCAGTACGGGCTCAGCTTCTGCTGGATCGATCGCAGCGGCAATATTTTTATGTGTATCGTGCAGCACAAAAATATAGTTGTCAGAGAGTACGGCCAGCCGGTAAACCTGCATAAAAAAT harbors:
- the gloB gene encoding hydroxyacylglutathione hydrolase, with the translated sequence MQVYRLAVLSDNYIFVLHDTHKNIAAAIDPAEAEPVLRQLEATGAELVALFNTHHHNDHVGGNRGLMERFPNLRIYGGAEDFGRIPGQNVFLREGDRVSFASSVGEVFFVPGHTRAHIAYYFHPDAPDEPGDLFCGDTLFAGGCGRLFEGSPSQMVSSLSKLRSLPDNTRVWCAHEYTLKNLQFALTVDGNNPDLQARYAQVKESRRREEATIPSILGIEKRTNPFLRWDNPDLQAAVKSQSAVQTFARLRGMKDNF